In Roseisolibacter agri, the following proteins share a genomic window:
- a CDS encoding SWIM zinc finger family protein yields MSATPLSTDQVLSLAPDAPSAKAGAALAVARKWTGVGGDGEGRVVWGLCQGSGAQPYRTQVDLADVASRCSCPSRKFPCKHALGLLLLLVHEPELFAVGEPPAWVAEWLAERAGRTERKRQREAAAPVADDAASGAAVEKARERRTTARANKVAAGLVELARWLEDLTRGGLAASASRPVKFWETAAARLVDAQAPGAARLVRQLATIPSTGADWPERMVAAVARLHLLTEAYARLPELPEPLQADVRATLGWATTEDADDARTITDEWTVLGQVVEEEERLRARRTWLAGRRTGRHALLLHFAHGAAPFAEPVPPAGGTMAAELAFLPGSAPLRATVRTLGAPAPDDAAVLPAGHARIAGAMGDWAATLAANPWTERVALVLSAAVPEPDGERWRVRDADGDVLPLAPRFHAGWPLLALSGGHPVWIAGEWDGDALLPLSASDGGRLLSLTQPVAHSVGAPA; encoded by the coding sequence GTGTCGGCCACGCCGCTCTCCACCGACCAGGTGCTCTCGCTCGCGCCCGACGCGCCGTCCGCGAAGGCGGGCGCCGCGCTCGCCGTCGCGCGGAAGTGGACGGGCGTCGGCGGCGACGGCGAGGGGCGCGTCGTGTGGGGCCTCTGCCAGGGGAGCGGCGCGCAGCCGTACCGCACGCAGGTCGACCTCGCGGACGTCGCGTCGCGCTGCTCGTGCCCCAGCCGCAAGTTCCCGTGCAAGCATGCGCTCGGGCTGCTGCTCCTGCTGGTGCACGAGCCCGAGCTGTTCGCGGTCGGCGAGCCGCCCGCGTGGGTGGCCGAGTGGCTCGCGGAGCGCGCCGGGCGCACGGAGCGGAAGCGGCAGCGTGAGGCGGCGGCGCCCGTCGCGGACGATGCGGCATCCGGCGCGGCGGTGGAGAAGGCGCGTGAGCGGCGCACCACCGCGCGCGCGAACAAGGTCGCCGCGGGCCTCGTCGAGCTGGCGCGCTGGCTCGAGGACCTGACGCGCGGCGGGCTCGCCGCGTCGGCGTCGCGGCCCGTGAAGTTCTGGGAGACGGCCGCCGCGCGCCTCGTGGACGCGCAGGCGCCCGGGGCCGCGCGACTGGTGCGGCAGCTCGCGACGATCCCTTCCACGGGCGCCGACTGGCCCGAGCGCATGGTCGCCGCCGTCGCGCGGCTGCACCTGCTCACCGAGGCGTACGCGCGCCTCCCCGAGCTCCCCGAGCCGCTGCAGGCCGACGTGCGCGCGACGCTCGGCTGGGCGACGACGGAGGATGCCGACGACGCGCGCACGATCACCGACGAGTGGACGGTGCTCGGCCAGGTCGTCGAGGAGGAGGAGCGGCTGCGCGCGCGGCGCACCTGGCTCGCGGGACGACGCACCGGCCGGCACGCGCTGCTGCTGCACTTCGCGCACGGCGCCGCGCCGTTCGCCGAGCCGGTGCCGCCCGCGGGCGGGACGATGGCGGCGGAGCTGGCGTTCCTCCCCGGTAGCGCGCCGCTCCGCGCCACGGTCCGCACGCTCGGCGCCCCCGCACCGGACGATGCGGCCGTGCTGCCCGCGGGACACGCGCGCATCGCCGGCGCGATGGGCGACTGGGCCGCGACGCTCGCCGCGAATCCGTGGACCGAGCGTGTCGCGCTCGTGCTCTCGGCCGCGGTGCCCGAGCCGGACGGCGAGCGGTGGCGCGTGCGCGACGCCGACGGCGACGTGCTGCCGCTCGCGCCGCGCTTCCACGCGGGCTGGCCGCTGCTCGCGCTCTCGGGCGGGCATCCCGTGTGGATCGCCGGCGAGTGGGACGGCGACGCGCTGCTCCCGCTCTCCGCGTCGGACGGCGGACGGCTGCTGTCGCTCACGCAGCCCGTCGCGCACTCGGTCGGAGCGCCCGCATGA
- a CDS encoding DUF5691 domain-containing protein, with protein MTSRASAVAAWAGVVQAALLGSTRTSASLDAAPPDVAALLHALDARDTSTERRLLARAAVLSAYVRAGRLPARRATPPDDPAPVDDAPVVPPAAARLLATLLVGEHRDVLPEWLARAAAGGWRAPSPLLPALLDLARAAPALQPDVVRVLGARGRWLAARHPDWSWAAGTSSDTARATWETGAPPARVMALATLRADDAAAARELLAATWRTESAAGRAKLLAALETSLGPDDEPFLEAALDDRSREVRAVAAGLLASLPGSALVARMTERARAALRYEAGGLLRRARLVVTLPGAPDEAAVRDGVQPAPPPGIGERAWWLSQIVAAVPPAAWTAAWGLGAERVVTLLRDDEWTQPLADGWARAALRHRDAEWADALLRANVLVDRHARLAPPRAALLGLLPPARREALLVDALVGRVGVSPVELLHGAPPPWGDALARHALTWYRRRATGATGLGVTWATDAPVAESLPMLATRIPPALADEASNGWPAEPAPPWPRAIERFQSLLALRRALHAAFTP; from the coding sequence ATGACGTCGCGCGCCTCCGCCGTCGCCGCCTGGGCGGGCGTCGTGCAGGCCGCGCTGCTCGGGAGCACGCGCACGAGCGCGAGTCTCGACGCCGCGCCGCCGGACGTCGCCGCGCTCCTGCATGCACTCGATGCGCGCGACACGTCCACCGAGCGACGGCTGCTCGCGCGCGCGGCCGTGCTGTCGGCGTACGTGCGCGCGGGACGCCTGCCCGCGCGGCGCGCGACGCCGCCGGACGATCCCGCGCCGGTGGATGATGCGCCCGTCGTCCCGCCCGCGGCGGCGCGGCTGCTCGCGACGCTGCTCGTGGGCGAGCACCGCGACGTGCTGCCCGAGTGGCTCGCGCGCGCCGCGGCCGGCGGATGGCGCGCGCCGTCGCCGCTGCTGCCCGCGCTGCTCGACCTCGCGCGCGCCGCGCCCGCGCTGCAGCCGGACGTCGTGCGCGTGCTGGGCGCGCGCGGGCGCTGGCTCGCCGCGCGGCATCCCGACTGGAGCTGGGCCGCCGGCACCTCGTCGGACACCGCGCGCGCGACGTGGGAGACGGGCGCGCCGCCCGCGCGCGTGATGGCGCTCGCCACGCTGCGCGCCGACGACGCGGCCGCCGCGCGCGAGCTGCTCGCCGCGACGTGGCGCACCGAGAGCGCCGCGGGACGCGCGAAGCTGCTCGCCGCGCTCGAGACGTCGCTCGGTCCCGACGACGAGCCGTTCCTCGAGGCGGCGCTCGACGACCGCAGCCGCGAGGTGCGCGCGGTCGCGGCGGGGCTGCTCGCGTCGCTGCCGGGGAGCGCGCTCGTCGCGCGCATGACCGAGCGCGCGCGCGCCGCGCTGCGCTACGAGGCGGGCGGGCTGCTGCGGCGCGCGCGGCTCGTCGTCACGCTTCCTGGCGCGCCGGACGAAGCGGCCGTGCGCGACGGCGTGCAGCCCGCGCCGCCGCCCGGCATCGGCGAGCGTGCGTGGTGGCTGTCGCAGATCGTCGCGGCGGTGCCGCCGGCCGCGTGGACCGCCGCCTGGGGGCTGGGCGCCGAGCGGGTCGTGACGCTGCTGCGCGACGACGAGTGGACGCAGCCGCTGGCCGACGGCTGGGCGCGCGCCGCGCTCCGCCATCGCGACGCCGAGTGGGCCGACGCACTGCTGCGCGCGAACGTCCTCGTCGATCGCCATGCGCGCCTCGCGCCGCCGCGCGCCGCCCTCCTCGGCCTGCTGCCGCCGGCGCGGCGCGAGGCGCTGCTCGTGGACGCGCTCGTGGGACGCGTCGGCGTGTCGCCCGTCGAGCTGCTGCACGGCGCCCCGCCGCCGTGGGGCGACGCGCTCGCGCGCCACGCGCTCACGTGGTACCGCCGGCGCGCCACCGGCGCGACGGGGCTCGGCGTCACGTGGGCGACCGATGCGCCCGTGGCCGAGTCGCTCCCCATGCTCGCGACGCGCATCCCACCCGCGCTCGCCGACGAGGCATCGAATGGTTGGCCCGCCGAGCCGGCGCCGCCGTGGCCGCGCGCGATCGAGCGGTTCCAGTCCCTGCTCGCCCTTCGCCGCGCGCTGCACGCGGCCTTCACTCCGTGA
- a CDS encoding ATP-binding protein yields the protein MSETSSAADLLRRHAEHEYAGELDALARHDERPRPPGWRLSPQAVVTYLMGGTLADGSVVRPKYVGERRLMETAVATLCTDRALLLLGVPGTAKTWVAEHLAAAISGDSTLLVQGTAGTGEEALRYGWNYARLIAEGPSRAALVASPMLRAMERGAIARVEELTRMPADVQDTLITVLSEKSLPIPELGAEVQARRGFNVIATANNRDRGVNELSSALKRRFNVVVLPTPATAEQELEIVRRRVAELGEALAIPAEPPALEEIRRVVTVFRELREGRTEDGRTKLKQPTGTMSTAEAISVVGSGLALAAHFGDGRLRADEIAPSLIGAVVKDPVQDDVVWREYLETVVKERDGWRDLYRACRALG from the coding sequence ATGTCCGAGACCAGCAGCGCCGCCGACCTCCTGCGGCGGCACGCGGAGCACGAGTACGCGGGCGAGCTCGATGCGCTCGCGCGGCACGACGAGCGTCCGCGTCCGCCCGGCTGGCGTCTCTCGCCGCAGGCGGTCGTCACGTACCTGATGGGCGGCACGCTCGCGGACGGATCCGTCGTGCGGCCCAAGTACGTCGGCGAGCGGCGGCTGATGGAGACCGCCGTCGCGACGCTCTGCACCGACCGCGCGCTGCTGCTCCTCGGCGTGCCCGGGACGGCGAAGACGTGGGTGGCCGAGCATCTGGCGGCGGCCATCTCGGGCGACTCGACGCTGCTCGTGCAGGGGACCGCGGGCACCGGCGAGGAGGCGCTGCGCTACGGCTGGAACTACGCGCGCCTGATCGCCGAGGGGCCGTCGCGCGCGGCGCTGGTGGCGAGCCCGATGCTGCGGGCGATGGAGCGCGGCGCGATCGCGCGCGTCGAGGAGCTGACGCGCATGCCCGCCGACGTGCAGGACACGCTCATCACCGTGCTGTCGGAGAAGTCGCTGCCGATCCCCGAGCTCGGGGCCGAGGTGCAGGCGCGCCGCGGCTTCAACGTCATCGCCACCGCCAACAACCGCGACCGCGGCGTCAACGAGCTGTCGAGCGCGCTCAAGCGCCGCTTCAACGTCGTCGTGCTGCCGACGCCCGCGACCGCGGAGCAGGAGCTGGAGATCGTGCGCCGCCGCGTCGCGGAGCTGGGCGAGGCACTGGCCATTCCGGCCGAGCCGCCGGCGCTGGAGGAGATCCGCCGCGTGGTGACCGTGTTCCGCGAGCTGCGCGAGGGGCGCACCGAGGACGGGCGCACGAAGCTCAAGCAGCCCACGGGGACGATGAGCACCGCGGAGGCGATCTCCGTCGTCGGCTCGGGGCTCGCGCTCGCGGCGCACTTCGGCGACGGGCGGCTGCGCGCGGACGAGATCGCGCCGTCGTTGATCGGTGCGGTGGTGAAGGACCCCGTGCAGGACGACGTCGTCTGGCGCGAGTACCTGGAGACCGTCGTGAAGGAGCGCGACGGATGGCGCGACCTCTATCGCGCGTGCCGCGCGCTGGGCTGA
- a CDS encoding DUF5682 family protein, producing MPADVRVFGIRHHGPGSARSLDAALGAFAPDVVLVEGPPEGDAVLALAAHPDMRPPVALLVYAADEPRQAGYWPFAVFSPEWIAVRHALARAVPVRFIDLPAAHQLALDAEHEVAHDAQVEPTVDPVRRDPLGALARAAGYADGERWWEHLVEERRDHAGVFDAVADAMTALRAATDGDDDRDATGPRARVEALREAWMRQGIRQATREGHARIAVVCGAWHVPALAAPLPPASADAALLRGLPKLKVQATWIPWTAARLARESGYGAGVASPGWYAHLWTHGAGADAATAWMTDAARLLRDEGLAASSAQVIDAVRLATTLGALRGRPVPGLTELTEAAESALVGGDATPMALVRDRLIVGTAIGAVPADAPSVPLQAALAREQKRLRLPPEALDRVLELDLRTPLDRDRSVLLHRLLVLDVPWGASERSAGKGTFKEAWKLSWRPELALAVIEAARWGNTVPDAAAARGAELAERAEDLPALARLLGRLLLADVPAATARALARLDALAAMASDVAVLADAIPSLARTLRYGDVRGTDRDVLGHVVAGLVARLAAGMPAAVASLDDDAARGWYDRLVAVDDAIVRLGDEALITLWREALARVLALPAVHGLVAGRACRLLVDAGAMTSEDTERRWATAIARGTDPAHVAAFIEGFLRDAGTLLVHDATLWPLLDAWLAALPEDDFSAALPLLRRTFATFAAPERRKLGERAVAPASRAHAASADAVPFDAARAAATLPTLALLLGVET from the coding sequence GTGCCCGCAGACGTTCGCGTCTTCGGCATCCGCCACCACGGCCCCGGCTCCGCGCGCAGCCTGGACGCGGCGCTCGGCGCGTTCGCGCCGGACGTCGTGCTGGTGGAGGGACCTCCGGAGGGCGACGCGGTGCTCGCGCTCGCGGCGCACCCCGACATGCGTCCGCCGGTCGCGCTGCTGGTCTACGCGGCCGACGAGCCGCGGCAGGCGGGCTACTGGCCGTTCGCGGTGTTCTCGCCGGAGTGGATCGCGGTGCGCCACGCCCTCGCGCGCGCGGTGCCCGTGCGCTTCATCGACCTGCCGGCGGCGCACCAGCTCGCGCTCGACGCGGAGCACGAGGTCGCGCATGACGCGCAAGTCGAGCCGACCGTCGATCCCGTGCGCCGCGATCCGCTCGGCGCGCTCGCGCGGGCGGCCGGCTACGCCGACGGCGAGCGGTGGTGGGAGCACCTCGTGGAGGAGCGGCGCGACCACGCGGGCGTGTTCGACGCGGTGGCGGACGCGATGACCGCGCTGCGCGCCGCGACGGATGGCGACGACGATCGCGACGCGACGGGACCGCGCGCACGCGTCGAGGCACTGCGCGAGGCGTGGATGCGGCAGGGCATCCGTCAGGCGACGCGCGAGGGCCACGCGCGCATCGCCGTCGTGTGCGGCGCCTGGCACGTGCCGGCGCTCGCCGCGCCGCTGCCGCCCGCGTCCGCCGACGCGGCGCTGCTCAGGGGACTGCCGAAGCTGAAGGTGCAGGCGACGTGGATCCCGTGGACCGCCGCGCGCCTCGCGCGCGAGAGCGGCTACGGCGCCGGCGTCGCGTCGCCCGGCTGGTACGCGCACCTCTGGACGCACGGCGCCGGCGCCGACGCCGCGACCGCGTGGATGACCGACGCCGCGCGCCTGCTGCGCGACGAGGGGCTCGCGGCATCCAGCGCGCAGGTCATCGACGCCGTGCGCCTCGCCACCACGCTCGGCGCGCTGCGCGGGCGCCCGGTGCCGGGGCTCACGGAGCTGACCGAGGCCGCGGAGTCGGCGCTCGTCGGTGGCGACGCGACGCCGATGGCGCTCGTGCGCGACCGCCTCATCGTCGGCACGGCGATCGGCGCGGTGCCCGCGGACGCGCCGTCGGTGCCGCTGCAGGCCGCGCTCGCGAGGGAGCAGAAGCGGCTGCGCCTCCCGCCCGAGGCGCTCGACCGCGTGCTGGAGCTGGACCTGCGCACGCCGCTCGACCGCGACCGGAGCGTGCTGCTGCACCGGCTCCTCGTGCTCGACGTGCCGTGGGGCGCGTCGGAGCGTTCGGCGGGGAAGGGCACCTTCAAGGAGGCGTGGAAGCTGTCGTGGCGGCCGGAGCTCGCGCTGGCGGTGATCGAGGCCGCGCGCTGGGGGAACACCGTCCCCGACGCCGCGGCCGCGCGCGGCGCCGAGCTGGCCGAGCGGGCGGAGGATCTGCCCGCGCTGGCGCGTCTGCTCGGGCGGCTGCTGCTGGCCGACGTGCCGGCGGCGACCGCGCGCGCGCTCGCGCGTCTGGACGCGCTGGCCGCGATGGCGAGCGACGTCGCCGTCCTCGCCGACGCGATCCCGTCGCTCGCGCGCACGCTGCGCTACGGCGACGTGCGCGGCACCGACCGCGACGTGCTCGGGCACGTGGTCGCGGGACTCGTCGCGCGGCTCGCGGCGGGGATGCCCGCCGCGGTCGCGTCGCTCGACGACGACGCGGCGCGCGGCTGGTACGACCGGCTCGTTGCGGTGGACGACGCGATCGTACGACTCGGTGACGAGGCGCTGATCACGCTCTGGCGCGAGGCGCTGGCGCGCGTGCTCGCGCTGCCGGCGGTGCACGGGCTGGTGGCGGGGCGCGCCTGCCGCCTGCTGGTGGACGCGGGCGCGATGACGTCCGAGGACACCGAGCGGCGCTGGGCGACGGCCATCGCGCGCGGCACCGACCCGGCGCACGTCGCCGCGTTCATCGAGGGCTTCCTGCGCGACGCGGGCACGCTGCTCGTGCACGACGCGACGCTCTGGCCGCTGCTGGACGCGTGGCTGGCCGCGCTGCCGGAGGACGACTTCAGCGCCGCGCTGCCGCTGCTCCGTCGCACCTTCGCGACGTTCGCGGCGCCGGAGCGGCGCAAGCTCGGCGAGCGCGCGGTCGCGCCAGCGTCGCGGGCGCACGCCGCTTCCGCCGACGCGGTGCCGTTCGACGCGGCGCGCGCGGCCGCGACGCTGCCGACGCTCGCCCTCCTGCTGGGTGTGGAGACATGA